Proteins found in one Salvelinus alpinus chromosome 11, SLU_Salpinus.1, whole genome shotgun sequence genomic segment:
- the LOC139533940 gene encoding nectin-1-like isoform X2, with amino-acid sequence MIVHLLNHSKLKIHINMEKSSYKCIRVISYNGRPTVTQGQHADLTCELIETDEELIQISWQKSTRGYRANHNFFLITPSHGPSHVKGQGDRVGFIGNTTALVGSIRLGDVSLTDEGVYTCIFTVFPSGPYKAEIHLNVQIPPVISVAVETPPVVAEGQESILATCTAANAKPPADVRWSTASARQPLSLTTSTNTTLNPDDTATVRVHLKGEPSRVMHQQEVQCLVNHTTLSQQKVVPYEIDIHYPPNSVKIILHESAPQAPAFQCLVDANPPPTEFTWTRLNRSNLSETRGLLELVKVGPDFSGLYSCEVSNPYGAASGFLYVHKVDQRSIVPVTLWVFFLILLLFLCVVTVSLWLLFSRGPLRERAMALFFCSGEAIQNPGRVSRKELQDSPACESVEVEKQKGAV; translated from the exons GTATCAGAGTCATCTCTTACAATGGCCGCCCAACAGTGACCCAGGGACAACACGCAGACTTGACCTGTGAGCTCATAGAGACAGACGAGGAGCTCATCCAGATCTCGTGGCAGAAGAGTACCAGGGGTTACCGTGCCAACCACAACTTCTTCCTCATCACCCCTAGCCATGGTCCATCACATGTCAAGGGGCAGGGGGACAGGGTGGGCTTCATTGGGAACACCACTGCGCTGGTGGGCTCTATCCGACTGGGGGATGTGTCCCTGACTGATGAGGGCGTCTACACTTGCATCTTCACTGTGTTCCCCAGTGGGCCATACAAGGCAGAGATCCACCTCAATGTCCAAA TTCCTCCTGTGATTTCGGTTGCTGTGGAGACTCCACCCGTGGTTGCTGAGGGGCAGGAGAGCATCTTGGCCACATGCACAGCAGCTAACGCCAAGCCCCCTGCAGATGTACGGTGGAGCACGGCCAGTGCAAGACAACCACTGAGTCTGACAACCTcaaccaacactacactgaaccCAGACGACACCGCCACGGTGAGGGTCCACCTGAAGGGAGAGCCCTCCAGGGTCATGCACCAACAGGAGGTTCAGTGCCTGGTGAACCACACCACTCTGAGCCAGCAGAAGGTCGTTCCCTACGAGATAGATATACACT ATCCTCCAAATTCGGTCAAAATCATCCTTCATGAGAGCGCACCCCAGGCACCAGCGTTTCAGTGTTTAGTAGACGCCAACCCCCCTCCAACAGAGTTCACATGGACGAG ACTGAATAGATCAAATCTCAGTGAGACCAGGGGCTTGTTGGAGTTAGTGAAGGTGGGCCCTGACTTCAGTGGTCTGTACAGCTGTGAGGTGTCCAACCCATACGGAGCAGCATCTGGTTTCCTGTATGTGCATAAAG TTGATCAGCGCTCCATTGTACCAGTAACCTTGTGGGttttcttcctcatcctcctcctcttcctttgcGTTGTAACTGTATCTCTCTGGCTGTTATTTTCCAGAGGACCCCTGAGAGAGAG AGCCATGGCACTGTTTTTTTGTAGTGGAGAGGCCATCCAAAACCCAGGAAGGGTAAGCCGTAAAGAACTGCAGGATTCTCCAGCTTGCGAGTCCGTTGAGGTTGAGAAACAGAAAGGCGCGGTTTGA
- the LOC139533940 gene encoding nectin-1-like isoform X1, with product MPMKNQTYFWVLVDLFLTLTQTGVGIRVISYNGRPTVTQGQHADLTCELIETDEELIQISWQKSTRGYRANHNFFLITPSHGPSHVKGQGDRVGFIGNTTALVGSIRLGDVSLTDEGVYTCIFTVFPSGPYKAEIHLNVQIPPVISVAVETPPVVAEGQESILATCTAANAKPPADVRWSTASARQPLSLTTSTNTTLNPDDTATVRVHLKGEPSRVMHQQEVQCLVNHTTLSQQKVVPYEIDIHYPPNSVKIILHESAPQAPAFQCLVDANPPPTEFTWTRLNRSNLSETRGLLELVKVGPDFSGLYSCEVSNPYGAASGFLYVHKVDQRSIVPVTLWVFFLILLLFLCVVTVSLWLLFSRGPLRERAMALFFCSGEAIQNPGRVSRKELQDSPACESVEVEKQKGAV from the exons ATGCCAATGAAGAATCAAACATATTTCTGGGTTCTGGTGGACCTCTTTCTCACGCTGACTCAGACTGGAGTTG GTATCAGAGTCATCTCTTACAATGGCCGCCCAACAGTGACCCAGGGACAACACGCAGACTTGACCTGTGAGCTCATAGAGACAGACGAGGAGCTCATCCAGATCTCGTGGCAGAAGAGTACCAGGGGTTACCGTGCCAACCACAACTTCTTCCTCATCACCCCTAGCCATGGTCCATCACATGTCAAGGGGCAGGGGGACAGGGTGGGCTTCATTGGGAACACCACTGCGCTGGTGGGCTCTATCCGACTGGGGGATGTGTCCCTGACTGATGAGGGCGTCTACACTTGCATCTTCACTGTGTTCCCCAGTGGGCCATACAAGGCAGAGATCCACCTCAATGTCCAAA TTCCTCCTGTGATTTCGGTTGCTGTGGAGACTCCACCCGTGGTTGCTGAGGGGCAGGAGAGCATCTTGGCCACATGCACAGCAGCTAACGCCAAGCCCCCTGCAGATGTACGGTGGAGCACGGCCAGTGCAAGACAACCACTGAGTCTGACAACCTcaaccaacactacactgaaccCAGACGACACCGCCACGGTGAGGGTCCACCTGAAGGGAGAGCCCTCCAGGGTCATGCACCAACAGGAGGTTCAGTGCCTGGTGAACCACACCACTCTGAGCCAGCAGAAGGTCGTTCCCTACGAGATAGATATACACT ATCCTCCAAATTCGGTCAAAATCATCCTTCATGAGAGCGCACCCCAGGCACCAGCGTTTCAGTGTTTAGTAGACGCCAACCCCCCTCCAACAGAGTTCACATGGACGAG ACTGAATAGATCAAATCTCAGTGAGACCAGGGGCTTGTTGGAGTTAGTGAAGGTGGGCCCTGACTTCAGTGGTCTGTACAGCTGTGAGGTGTCCAACCCATACGGAGCAGCATCTGGTTTCCTGTATGTGCATAAAG TTGATCAGCGCTCCATTGTACCAGTAACCTTGTGGGttttcttcctcatcctcctcctcttcctttgcGTTGTAACTGTATCTCTCTGGCTGTTATTTTCCAGAGGACCCCTGAGAGAGAG AGCCATGGCACTGTTTTTTTGTAGTGGAGAGGCCATCCAAAACCCAGGAAGGGTAAGCCGTAAAGAACTGCAGGATTCTCCAGCTTGCGAGTCCGTTGAGGTTGAGAAACAGAAAGGCGCGGTTTGA